A DNA window from Setaria viridis chromosome 2, Setaria_viridis_v4.0, whole genome shotgun sequence contains the following coding sequences:
- the LOC117842003 gene encoding heat stress transcription factor B-1, whose protein sequence is MEAEAVAVAVAAAGQPATSKSGGGARAGGGPAPFLTKTHQMVEEPSTDEVISWAEQGRSFVVWKPVELARDLLPLHFKHCNFSSFVRQLNTYGFRKVVPDRWEFANENFRRGEQGLLSGIRRRKSTTPQSSKSGGSGAVNVAFPPPLPPAPPASATTSGGGNERSSSSASSPPRADLTSENEQLKKDNRTLATELAQARRQCEELLGFLSRFLDVRQLDLGMLMQEDVVRAAAGDAHQQCRSAVADQLECGGEEGKSVKLFGVLLKDAARKRGRCEEAAASERPIKMIRIGEPWVGVPSSGPGRFGGEN, encoded by the exons ATGGAGGCGGaagccgtggccgtggccgtggcggcggcggggcagccgGCGACGTcgaagagcggcggcggggcgagggcgggcggcgggccggcgccgTTCCTGACCAAGACGCACCAGATGGTGGAGGAGCCGTCGACGGACGAGGTGATCTCGTGGGCGGAGCAGGGCCGCTCTTTCGTCGTGTGGAAGCCCGTGGAGCTGGCGCGCgacctcctcccgctccacttCAAGCACTGCAACTTCTCCTCCTTCGTCCGCCAACTCAACACCTAC GGTTTCCGGAAGGTGGTGCCTGACCGGTGGGAGTTCGCGAACGAGAACTTCCGGCGAGGCGAGCAAGGCCTCCTGTCCGGCATCCGTCGCCGCAAGTCCACCACGCCGCAGTCCTCCAagtccggcggcagcggcgccgtgAACGTCGCGttccctccgccgctgccgcccgcgcctcccgcgtcggccaccacgtccggcggcggcaacgaacgcagctcctcgtcggcgtcgtcgccgccgcgggccgACCTGACCAGCGAGAACGAGCAGCTCAAGAAGGACAACCGCACGCTGGCGACCGAGCTGGCGCAGGCGCGCCGGCAATGCGAGGAGCTCCTGGGCTTCCTCTCCCGCTTCCTCGACGTCCGGCAGCTCGACCTCGGGATGCTCATGCAGGAAGACGTGGtccgagcggcggccggggacgcGCACCAGCAGTGCCGCAGCGCGGTGGCCGACCAGCTGGagtgcggcggcgaggaggggaagAGCGTGAAGCTGTTCGGGGTGCTCCTCAAGGACGCCGCGAGGAAGAGGGGACGgtgcgaggaggcggcggccagcgagCGGCCAATCAAGATGATCAGGATCGGCGAGCCATGGGTCGGCGTGCCGTCGTCGGGCCCGGGCCGGTTCGGCGGTGAGAACTAA
- the LOC117842728 gene encoding abscisic acid 8'-hydroxylase 3 isoform X2 has protein sequence MAFFFALVCILISLAIASYVHYSRRRKGKGQGHGGYGGHEKASLKLPPGSMGWPYLGETLQLYSQDPNVFFASKQKRYGEIFKTHLLGCPCVMLASPEAARFVLVTQAHLFKPTYPRSKERMIGPSALFFHQGDYHLRLRKLVQGALGPDALRALVPEVEAAVRSTLAAWDGRVMSTFQAMKRLSFDVGIVTIFGGRLDERRKAELRKNYSIVEKGYNSFPNSLPGTLYYKAMQARRRLHGVLSDIMRERRERGEPSSDLLGCLMQSRGDDGAPLLTDEQISDNIIGVLFAAQDTTASVLTWMVKYLHDHPKLLEAVRAEQEAVREATDGGRRPLTWAHTRSMALTHRVILESLRMASIISFTFREAVADVEYKGFLIPKGWKVMPLFRNIHHSPDYFQDPHKFDPSRFQVAPRPNTFLPFGNGLHACPGNELAKLEMLVLIHHLVTGYRWEIVGSSDEVEYSPFPVPKHGLPVRLWRENRTVERKGCESGNVEDIIV, from the exons ATGGCCTTCTTCTTCGCCCTTGTGTGCATCCTCATTTCTCTAGCTATCGCCTCGTACGTCCACTACTCGCGCCGGCGGAAGGGGAAAGGCCAGGGCCATGGCGGCTACGGCGGCCATGAGAAGGCTTCCTTGAAGCTGCCCCCTGGCTCCATGGGCTGGCCTTACCTTGGCGAGACCCTTCAGCTCTACTCCCAGGACCCCAACGTCTTCTTCGCCTCCAAACAGAAGAG GTACGGCGAGATCTTCAAGACGCACCTTCTGGGGTGCCCGTGCGTGATGCTGGCGAGCCCGGAGGCGGCGCGGTTCGTGCTGGTGACGCAGGCGCACCTGTTCAAGCCGACGTACCCACGGAGCAAGGAGCGCATGATCGGGCCGTCGGCGCTCTTCTTCCACCAGGGCGActaccacctccgcctccgcaagCTCGTGCAGGGCGCGCTCGGCCCCGACGCGCTGCGGGCGCTCGTGCCGGAGGTCGAGGCCGCCGTGCGGTCCACGCTCGCCGCCTGGGACGGCCGCGTAATGAGCACGTTCCAAGCCATGAAGAGG CTGTCGTTTGATGTGGGCATCGTGACGATCTTCGGCGGCCGGCTCGACGAGCGGCGGAAGGCGGAGCTGAGGAAGAATTACTCCATCGTGGAGAAGGGCTACAACTCCTTCCCCAACAGCCTCCCCGGGACGCTGTATTACAAGGCGATGCAG gcgcggcggcggctgcacggCGTGCTGAGCGACATCATGCGCGAGCGGCGGGAGCGTGGGGAGCCGAGCTCCGACCTCCTGGGCTGCCTGATGCAGTCCCGGGGCGATGACGGCGCGCCCCTCCTCACCGACGAGCAGATCTCCGACAACATCATCGGCGTGCTGTTCGCGGCGCAGGACACGACGGCCAGCGTGCTCACCTGGATGGTCAAGTACCTCCACGACCACCCCAAGCTCCTCGAGGCCGTCCGGGCGGAGCAGGAGGCCGTCCGCGAGGCCACCGACGGCGGGAGGCGGCCGCTGACCTGGGCGCACACGAGGAGCATGGCGCTGACGCATAGG GTGATTTTGGAGAGCTTAAGGATGGCGAGCATCATCTCGTTCACATTCAGGGAGGCCGTGGCTGACGTGGAGTACAAAG GGTTCCTTATCCCCAAGGGTTGGAAGGTGATGCCGCTCTTCAGGAACATCCATCACAGCCCGGACTACTTCCAGGATCCACACAAGTTCGACCCTTCTAGATTCCAG GTGGCGCCGCGGCCGAACACATTCCTGCCATTTGGGAACGGCTTGCACGCGTGCCCGGGGAACGAGCTGGCCAAGCTCGAGATGCTGGTCCTCATCCACCACCTGGTCACCGGCTACAG GTGGGAGATTGTTGGATCCAGTGATGAGGTCGAGTACAGTCCATTCCCTGTGCCCAAGCATGGGTTGCCTGTCAGATTATGGAGAGAAAACAGGACAGTGGAACGAAAGGGTTGTGAGAGTGGTAATGTTGAGGACATAATAGTTTGA
- the LOC117842728 gene encoding abscisic acid 8'-hydroxylase 3 isoform X1, whose protein sequence is MAFFFALVCILISLAIASYVHYSRRRKGKGQGHGGYGGHEKASLKLPPGSMGWPYLGETLQLYSQDPNVFFASKQKRYGEIFKTHLLGCPCVMLASPEAARFVLVTQAHLFKPTYPRSKERMIGPSALFFHQGDYHLRLRKLVQGALGPDALRALVPEVEAAVRSTLAAWDGRVMSTFQAMKRLSFDVGIVTIFGGRLDERRKAELRKNYSIVEKGYNSFPNSLPGTLYYKAMQARRRLHGVLSDIMRERRERGEPSSDLLGCLMQSRGDDGAPLLTDEQISDNIIGVLFAAQDTTASVLTWMVKYLHDHPKLLEAVRAEQEAVREATDGGRRPLTWAHTRSMALTHRVILESLRMASIISFTFREAVADVEYKGFLIPKGWKVMPLFRNIHHSPDYFQDPHKFDPSRFQVAPRPNTFLPFGNGLHACPGNELAKLEMLVLIHHLVTGYRCVPLLADPPYILSISLVLVDQNVERLPMAWCHLCSAQKSTPCMLQISNMSASIIP, encoded by the exons ATGGCCTTCTTCTTCGCCCTTGTGTGCATCCTCATTTCTCTAGCTATCGCCTCGTACGTCCACTACTCGCGCCGGCGGAAGGGGAAAGGCCAGGGCCATGGCGGCTACGGCGGCCATGAGAAGGCTTCCTTGAAGCTGCCCCCTGGCTCCATGGGCTGGCCTTACCTTGGCGAGACCCTTCAGCTCTACTCCCAGGACCCCAACGTCTTCTTCGCCTCCAAACAGAAGAG GTACGGCGAGATCTTCAAGACGCACCTTCTGGGGTGCCCGTGCGTGATGCTGGCGAGCCCGGAGGCGGCGCGGTTCGTGCTGGTGACGCAGGCGCACCTGTTCAAGCCGACGTACCCACGGAGCAAGGAGCGCATGATCGGGCCGTCGGCGCTCTTCTTCCACCAGGGCGActaccacctccgcctccgcaagCTCGTGCAGGGCGCGCTCGGCCCCGACGCGCTGCGGGCGCTCGTGCCGGAGGTCGAGGCCGCCGTGCGGTCCACGCTCGCCGCCTGGGACGGCCGCGTAATGAGCACGTTCCAAGCCATGAAGAGG CTGTCGTTTGATGTGGGCATCGTGACGATCTTCGGCGGCCGGCTCGACGAGCGGCGGAAGGCGGAGCTGAGGAAGAATTACTCCATCGTGGAGAAGGGCTACAACTCCTTCCCCAACAGCCTCCCCGGGACGCTGTATTACAAGGCGATGCAG gcgcggcggcggctgcacggCGTGCTGAGCGACATCATGCGCGAGCGGCGGGAGCGTGGGGAGCCGAGCTCCGACCTCCTGGGCTGCCTGATGCAGTCCCGGGGCGATGACGGCGCGCCCCTCCTCACCGACGAGCAGATCTCCGACAACATCATCGGCGTGCTGTTCGCGGCGCAGGACACGACGGCCAGCGTGCTCACCTGGATGGTCAAGTACCTCCACGACCACCCCAAGCTCCTCGAGGCCGTCCGGGCGGAGCAGGAGGCCGTCCGCGAGGCCACCGACGGCGGGAGGCGGCCGCTGACCTGGGCGCACACGAGGAGCATGGCGCTGACGCATAGG GTGATTTTGGAGAGCTTAAGGATGGCGAGCATCATCTCGTTCACATTCAGGGAGGCCGTGGCTGACGTGGAGTACAAAG GGTTCCTTATCCCCAAGGGTTGGAAGGTGATGCCGCTCTTCAGGAACATCCATCACAGCCCGGACTACTTCCAGGATCCACACAAGTTCGACCCTTCTAGATTCCAG GTGGCGCCGCGGCCGAACACATTCCTGCCATTTGGGAACGGCTTGCACGCGTGCCCGGGGAACGAGCTGGCCAAGCTCGAGATGCTGGTCCTCATCCACCACCTGGTCACCGGCTACAGGTGCGTGCCCCTCCTCGCAGATCCGCCATATATTCTCTCAATCTCTCTTGTCCTTGTGGACCAGAACGTTGAGCGCCTCCCCATGGCTTGGTGCCACCTCTGCTCCGCACAAAAGTCCACACCGTGCATGCTCCAAATCTCCAATATGAGTGCATCGATCATACCATAA